One Pelmatolapia mariae isolate MD_Pm_ZW unplaced genomic scaffold, Pm_UMD_F_2 NODE_ptg000117l+_length_54715_cov_1, whole genome shotgun sequence DNA segment encodes these proteins:
- the LOC134622654 gene encoding zinc finger protein 277-like isoform X4, with protein sequence MAASEPSKDGKDTILEPLCFPDQPADTSSPPGVQCPGSEPLVCLLCSESVPPPQKDVLLRHPLMEHKLVIADVPKYLLYWKGRFLEQPVTDFCSVIKTNSTGPVEKQEDYFLLCDVLPEDRVLREKLQQKRLEEVLEQQQKERDDSSFHRLCMFCSEEFTGNRSSLLNHMAIEHSFSIGLPDNIVYCSEFLDTLQDKLDSLQCLYCEKTFRDKTTLKDHPRKKAHRHINAKNHEYDRFSVINYLELGKTWEEVQSKDDRELADDEDEWCSYWV encoded by the exons ATGGCCGCCAGCGAGCCGAGTAAAGACG GTAAGGACACCATTCTGGAGCCGCTGTGTTTCCCCGATCAGCCGGCTGACACCTCCAGCCCTCCCGGTGTTCAATGTCCCGGCTCCGAGCCGCTGGTCTGCCTGCTCTGCTCTGAGTCCGTCCCACCGCCGCAGAAAGACGTCCTCCTCAGACACCCGCTGATGGAGCACAAGCTTGTCATCGCAGACGTCCCAAA GTACTTGCTGTACTGGAAGGGCAGATTCCTCGAGCAGCCGGTCACAGATTTCTGCAGCGTCATCAAAACCAACTCCACGGGCCCAGTCG AGAAGCAGGAGGACTACTTCCTGCTGTGTGACGTCCTTCCAGAAGACAGAGTCCTCCGAgagaagctgcagcagaaacGACTG GAGGAGGTcctggagcagcagcagaaggagCGAGACGACAGCAGCTTCCATCGTCTCTGCATGTTCTGCAGCGAAGAGTTCACGGGAAACCG GTCGTCTCTGCTGAACCACATGGCCATAGAGCATTCCTTCAGCATCGGACTGCCGGACAACATCGTCTACTGCAGCGAGTTCCTCGACACGCTGCAGGACAAACTGGACAG TCTGCAGTGTCTGTACTGCGAGAAAACGTTTCGAGATAAAACCACGCTGAAGGATCACCCGAGGAAAAAAGCTCACCGCCACATCAACGCCAAAAACCACGAGTACGACCGCTTCTCCGTCATCAACTACCTG GAACTGGGAAAAACGTGGGAGGAGGTGCAAAGCAAAGATGACCGTGAGCTGGCGGATGATGAGGATGA ATGGTGCAGTTACTGGGTGTAA
- the LOC134622654 gene encoding zinc finger protein 277-like isoform X1 has product MAASEPSKDGKDTILEPLCFPDQPADTSSPPGVQCPGSEPLVCLLCSESVPPPQKDVLLRHPLMEHKLVIADVPKYLLYWKGRFLEQPVTDFCSVIKTNSTGPVEKQEDYFLLCDVLPEDRVLREKLQQKRLEEVLEQQQKERDDSSFHRLCMFCSEEFTGNRSSLLNHMAIEHSFSIGLPDNIVYCSEFLDTLQDKLDSLQCLYCEKTFRDKTTLKDHPRKKAHRHINAKNHEYDRFSVINYLELGKTWEEVQSKDDRELADDEDEPLVLCHRRQSASVRPVHVPARTEVRTAHLIGQPLRLSESCDWIT; this is encoded by the exons ATGGCCGCCAGCGAGCCGAGTAAAGACG GTAAGGACACCATTCTGGAGCCGCTGTGTTTCCCCGATCAGCCGGCTGACACCTCCAGCCCTCCCGGTGTTCAATGTCCCGGCTCCGAGCCGCTGGTCTGCCTGCTCTGCTCTGAGTCCGTCCCACCGCCGCAGAAAGACGTCCTCCTCAGACACCCGCTGATGGAGCACAAGCTTGTCATCGCAGACGTCCCAAA GTACTTGCTGTACTGGAAGGGCAGATTCCTCGAGCAGCCGGTCACAGATTTCTGCAGCGTCATCAAAACCAACTCCACGGGCCCAGTCG AGAAGCAGGAGGACTACTTCCTGCTGTGTGACGTCCTTCCAGAAGACAGAGTCCTCCGAgagaagctgcagcagaaacGACTG GAGGAGGTcctggagcagcagcagaaggagCGAGACGACAGCAGCTTCCATCGTCTCTGCATGTTCTGCAGCGAAGAGTTCACGGGAAACCG GTCGTCTCTGCTGAACCACATGGCCATAGAGCATTCCTTCAGCATCGGACTGCCGGACAACATCGTCTACTGCAGCGAGTTCCTCGACACGCTGCAGGACAAACTGGACAG TCTGCAGTGTCTGTACTGCGAGAAAACGTTTCGAGATAAAACCACGCTGAAGGATCACCCGAGGAAAAAAGCTCACCGCCACATCAACGCCAAAAACCACGAGTACGACCGCTTCTCCGTCATCAACTACCTG GAACTGGGAAAAACGTGGGAGGAGGTGCAAAGCAAAGATGACCGTGAGCTGGCGGATGATGAGGATGA GCCTCTCGTCCTCTGCCATCGTCGCCAGTCAGCAAGCGTCCGCCCCGTCCATGTACCTGCCCGCACGGAGGTGAGAAcg GCACACCTGATTGGCCAGCCTCTACGCCTCTCCGAGTCATGTGACTGGATCACGTGA
- the LOC134622654 gene encoding zinc finger protein 277-like isoform X2: MAASEPSKDGKDTILEPLCFPDQPADTSSPPGVQCPGSEPLVCLLCSESVPPPQKDVLLRHPLMEHKLVIADVPKYLLYWKGRFLEQPVTDFCSVIKTNSTGPVEKQEDYFLLCDVLPEDRVLREKLQQKRLEEVLEQQQKERDDSSFHRLCMFCSEEFTGNRSSLLNHMAIEHSFSIGLPDNIVYCSEFLDTLQDKLDSLQCLYCEKTFRDKTTLKDHPRKKAHRHINAKNHEYDRFSVINYLELGKTWEEVQSKDDRELADDEDEPLVLCHRRQSASVRPVHVPARTEAHLIGQPLRLSESCDWIT; the protein is encoded by the exons ATGGCCGCCAGCGAGCCGAGTAAAGACG GTAAGGACACCATTCTGGAGCCGCTGTGTTTCCCCGATCAGCCGGCTGACACCTCCAGCCCTCCCGGTGTTCAATGTCCCGGCTCCGAGCCGCTGGTCTGCCTGCTCTGCTCTGAGTCCGTCCCACCGCCGCAGAAAGACGTCCTCCTCAGACACCCGCTGATGGAGCACAAGCTTGTCATCGCAGACGTCCCAAA GTACTTGCTGTACTGGAAGGGCAGATTCCTCGAGCAGCCGGTCACAGATTTCTGCAGCGTCATCAAAACCAACTCCACGGGCCCAGTCG AGAAGCAGGAGGACTACTTCCTGCTGTGTGACGTCCTTCCAGAAGACAGAGTCCTCCGAgagaagctgcagcagaaacGACTG GAGGAGGTcctggagcagcagcagaaggagCGAGACGACAGCAGCTTCCATCGTCTCTGCATGTTCTGCAGCGAAGAGTTCACGGGAAACCG GTCGTCTCTGCTGAACCACATGGCCATAGAGCATTCCTTCAGCATCGGACTGCCGGACAACATCGTCTACTGCAGCGAGTTCCTCGACACGCTGCAGGACAAACTGGACAG TCTGCAGTGTCTGTACTGCGAGAAAACGTTTCGAGATAAAACCACGCTGAAGGATCACCCGAGGAAAAAAGCTCACCGCCACATCAACGCCAAAAACCACGAGTACGACCGCTTCTCCGTCATCAACTACCTG GAACTGGGAAAAACGTGGGAGGAGGTGCAAAGCAAAGATGACCGTGAGCTGGCGGATGATGAGGATGA GCCTCTCGTCCTCTGCCATCGTCGCCAGTCAGCAAGCGTCCGCCCCGTCCATGTACCTGCCCGCACGGAG GCACACCTGATTGGCCAGCCTCTACGCCTCTCCGAGTCATGTGACTGGATCACGTGA
- the LOC134622654 gene encoding zinc finger protein 277-like isoform X3 — protein MAASEPSKDGKDTILEPLCFPDQPADTSSPPGVQCPGSEPLVCLLCSESVPPPQKDVLLRHPLMEHKLVIADVPKYLLYWKGRFLEQPVTDFCSVIKTNSTGPVEKQEDYFLLCDVLPEDRVLREKLQQKRLEEVLEQQQKERDDSSFHRLCMFCSEEFTGNRSSLLNHMAIEHSFSIGLPDNIVYCSEFLDTLQDKLDSLQCLYCEKTFRDKTTLKDHPRKKAHRHINAKNHEYDRFSVINYLELGKTWEEVQSKDDRELADDEDDPFLSCSLKA, from the exons ATGGCCGCCAGCGAGCCGAGTAAAGACG GTAAGGACACCATTCTGGAGCCGCTGTGTTTCCCCGATCAGCCGGCTGACACCTCCAGCCCTCCCGGTGTTCAATGTCCCGGCTCCGAGCCGCTGGTCTGCCTGCTCTGCTCTGAGTCCGTCCCACCGCCGCAGAAAGACGTCCTCCTCAGACACCCGCTGATGGAGCACAAGCTTGTCATCGCAGACGTCCCAAA GTACTTGCTGTACTGGAAGGGCAGATTCCTCGAGCAGCCGGTCACAGATTTCTGCAGCGTCATCAAAACCAACTCCACGGGCCCAGTCG AGAAGCAGGAGGACTACTTCCTGCTGTGTGACGTCCTTCCAGAAGACAGAGTCCTCCGAgagaagctgcagcagaaacGACTG GAGGAGGTcctggagcagcagcagaaggagCGAGACGACAGCAGCTTCCATCGTCTCTGCATGTTCTGCAGCGAAGAGTTCACGGGAAACCG GTCGTCTCTGCTGAACCACATGGCCATAGAGCATTCCTTCAGCATCGGACTGCCGGACAACATCGTCTACTGCAGCGAGTTCCTCGACACGCTGCAGGACAAACTGGACAG TCTGCAGTGTCTGTACTGCGAGAAAACGTTTCGAGATAAAACCACGCTGAAGGATCACCCGAGGAAAAAAGCTCACCGCCACATCAACGCCAAAAACCACGAGTACGACCGCTTCTCCGTCATCAACTACCTG GAACTGGGAAAAACGTGGGAGGAGGTGCAAAGCAAAGATGACCGTGAGCTGGCGGATGATGAGGATGA TCCCTTCCTCTCCTGCTCCCTGAAGGCCTGA